A region of the Cytobacillus luteolus genome:
TCAACGAATCGAGTTAATAATATGCTAAGCGGGAATGGAATCGATATCAATACTGTTCATGATGAAGCGATCATTCAGCATTTTGAAGATGGAGTAGGACATAGATTGTTTGCACTAATTCCTAATTTCCCATTTATGTTTGTTGGAACAATCCTAGAAGTGGCAGATGATCACGTTTTAGTTGATGTTGAAACTACATCTCAGGCTGTACTAGAAAACAGAGTGTGGCATATCCATATTCATTCGATTGAAGTATTCTTCATTGAACGTCATGATGGACCACAAATACCAAAATTAATAGACTGATAGTTTTATTGAAAGGAGGGAAACAATTATGAAGCGATGCTATCATGTCGTCGCTATTCCTATTCGGATTGTGGTAAATAACTTTGGAGATTATAACCCGAATGGCATGATGTATGTTTTAAAAGAAAATGAAGAAAAGGTTAAGGAACTTGTTAGGAAGAATCCTTTCTCAACCGTTGATCTTGTTCAGCCACTTGTTATTCGTGCAAATGAAGGAGATGTTGTTGAGATCTTATTTGAAAACAAACTCCCATTTGCAGCAGGGATGCACTTTCAGGAAGCAGATTATGATGTGTTAGATTCAGATGGTGCGAATGTCGGTTTTAATCCGAATACTCTAGCAGAATGTGGTGACAAGATAAAATATGTAATTAAAGCAAACCTCGATGGAATTTACTTCTTTTCAGACTTAGGTAATCCATCAAGTACTGAAGATGGGTCAAATAGCAATGGGCTGTTTGGTGCATTATTTGTTCAACCACGAGGATCTTGGTGGACAGATCCGGTTACAGGAGGACCAATTAATAGTGGTGTATATGCTGATATCCATCATTCATTTTTACCATCTCGCCGTGAATATGCATGGATGTTTCATGATGAAATGGAGATTAATGATATTACTGGGAATCGACCAATTAACCCTTTAACAGGTCAACCTTCTGAGTCATTCCACGGAGTCAATTATAGATACGAACCTGAGCATAGACGAAAACAATTGATAGATGAAGGTGTTGTTTGTCCAGATTGTGATGGAGAAGAAGTACACCATGATTCGTGGGTGTTTGGTGATCCTGCAACTCCAATATTAAGAGGTTACGTAGGTGATCCGGCTCTTATTAGACTTGTGCATGCTGGGGTTAAAGAAACTCACGTGTTTCACTACCATGTTCACCAATGGTTCAGAGATCCTAAAAATGTAAACTCCGAGATATTTGATTCTCAATCGACTAGTCCACAAACGCATTACAACATTGAACCATTGTATGGACTAGGGAGTTTACATGGTGCAATTGGTGATGCTATCATCCACTGTCATTTATATCCTCACTTTGCAGTTGGTATGTGGGGAATTAATCGAATTTTTGATACCCTTCAAGATGGAAGTCAATGTTATCCGAATGGTGAGCCTATTGCAGCACTACAGCCATTGCCTGACAGACCAGCACCCCCGTTGCCAACAAAGGAACGTCCTGGATTTCCAAACTTTATTCCAGGTAAAGTTGGCTGTAAAGCACCGAGGCCACCACTCGGCATTGTTGGTGGACGCGAGATGACAGAGTTAGAAAAAAATGCCGCTGTCCCCAACGCAAGACCTGGAGCAGTATTTGCTGATCCTTGCTTGGAAAATTCGATTGTAAAAGAATTTAATATCTCAGTAATTGAACTACCTCTCATCTATAATCGTCAAGGCTGGCATGATCCAAAAGGACGAATATATGTGTTAGATGAAGATATTGAAGCAATTTGCTCAGGAAGAAAGGAACCCGAACCTCTTGTCTTCCATGCCACAGCAGGCACTTGTATTCGGATTAACTTTACAAACAGGCTCCCGCATATTCTTGATGGTGACGCGTTTCAACTTGTAACAAGAACCTATGAGATAGGTATGCATATCCATTTTGTTAAGTTTGATGTATTAGTTAATGATGGAGCAAATGTTGGTTGGAACTATGATTCTGGTGTTCTGCCAGGTGAAACAATGCGCTATGAATATTTTGCAGATGTGGAATTAAAAGCGTGGTTTTTTCATGATCATTTATTTGCAACAGCCCATCAACAGCATGGTGTGTTTGCCTCAGGAGTAATTCATCCGAGGTTCACTAAATTTCTTGATTCAACTACAGGCCAAGAAGTACGCAATGGCACGCAAGTTACTACTACAAATCCAATCATTCCAGACTATCGAGATATTGCTTTAATGGTTCACGATTTTGCGTTGATTTTTGATAAGGACGGACGACCGCTAAATCCACCTGAGTTTCCAGGCTCTCAGGATGATCCCGGATTGTTCGGAGTGAACTTCAAAAATGAACCATTACAATTTAGGCTTGGGAAAGACTGTGATCCAGCCTACTCCTTTAGTTCATTTGTTCATGGAGATCCAGTCACACCTATACTCAGGGCTTATGCTGGTGATTCCATCCGAATAAGATTACTACAAGGAGCACAGGAAGAATCACACAGCTTTAATCTTCATGGCCTTAAATGGCCAACAGAAAGAAGAGACTTAGACACAACAATGGAAGACCAACAGCATATAGGAATCTCAGAGTCCTTCACATTTGAGACGTATATTCCTCGAGGTGGAGACTATTTATGGACGTTTGAAACGGAAGAGGATTTGTGGAATGGAACTTGGGGACTCTTCAGGGCATACGATGAGGAAGTACCGGATCTGATACCGTTATCTGACAGGCCACTGCCTCCCAAACGTTCAACCCCATTACCAGAATGCACAGGATTACCACCTGCAAAAGCAAAAACAGTATGTTCAGTTGGACCACCGAATAGTCCAATTAAAAAATTTGATGTGGTTGCTTTTCAAACCCCAGTTATTTATAACTCATATGGTGACCATGATCCAAATGGAATTGTGTTTGCATTAAGAGAGGATGTAGATGATATCCTTTGTGGGAAAAAGAATCCAGAACCACTGGTGCTAAGGGCTAACGCTGGAGACGTTGTAGAAGTTACGTTAGAGAGTAGATTGAAATTTGAATTGTTTCCATTTAAAGATGGGATATATCCTTATCCACGGGTCAAAGAACAAGCCTTCTATCCTCCATCCTTACGAATTTCATTACATCCTCAACTCCTACAATATGATGTGAAAACGTCAGCGGGAGAAACCGTTGGATTTAATGCAGACCAAACCGTAGGGCCTGGTGAAAAGATAACATACAGCTGGTTTGTAGAAGATGCGCACGGAGCTATTGGTATGTGGGATATGGCGGATATCCGTAATCACCGCTCACAAGGAGCATTTGGTGCATTTATTGCAGAACCTAGAGGAACTAGCTATTTGGATCCTTTTTCATTAAAACCAGTTAGAACAGGTGCCAATGCTGTATTACGTAATCCATTTTTACCAGATAAGCGAGAATTTGTCATGATTATGCATGATGGATTACGCTTACTAGACAAACTTGATCAACTAATTATTGATCCATTTGATGGAGTTTTACTTGGTAGTGGAGAAGTGGATGAAGAAGTGGATACGTATGATGAAGGCTCGCGTGGCTTCAACTATCGTACTGAGCGTTTAATTAATAGATATAGAGAGCATCCAGAACTAGAGAACTTATTTAGTTCTAAGGTATTCGGTGACCCAGCAACTCCATTATTTGAAGCCTATGCTGGAGACCCAGTCTCGATAAAACTTGTAACACCTGCTGAACGAAGACGTACACATACTTTCCATCTTCATGGTCATAGATGGCACTTTGAGCCCCGAGATCTAAATTCACGTATAGAATCCTTTGTTGGATTTAACGTGATAGGAAGAAAAGCAAATTTATGGCTGATAGGCGGAGCAGGTAGCGTATACAACTTCCCAGGTGACTATATGTATCGTTCGGGAAATATTATGTGGGATATTGAACTGGGAATGTGGGGGATCATGCGTGTTCATGGAGAACTTCAAGACCATCTGCATCCTTTAAAAGATTAAGAGATAGGGAGCCGTATTATGGTTCCCTATTTTTAAAAAGGTGGTGAAAAAATGGAAGAAGAAAATGTATGTGAAGGTTTTAATTGTCCAGAGTTTGTTCCAGCGGATGCACCTGACGATTTCTGTATACCAGAGGAATGCTGTCCACCACGTATTAAGCAACCGATGTTCCCTGCTCCAACTAGTTGTTTACCAGAGGAGCAACAAGAAGAACTAGAAGCTCGAATTAAACAAGCGAATCAATTACTCCTGGATTTAGGTTTATCAGGTGAACGTACACCAGATGAAATATTCCAAAGGGCGTTTGATGGGCTTGTTGGACAAAAAGTTCGTGTGGAAATTAACTGTCCAGTTAGTGAAGAAGTTGATCGAAATATAATCAAACGCGGGAGAGTCATGCTTGTTGGTTTCGATTTCGTTGTTTTAAGAAATAAGAATGGAAAAGAAATCATTATTCCCTTTGAGGTAGTAAATACGATTAAGTTAAATGGACGATTTGCCGAACCAAATGAAGAAAGCG
Encoded here:
- a CDS encoding copper oxidase; this encodes MKRCYHVVAIPIRIVVNNFGDYNPNGMMYVLKENEEKVKELVRKNPFSTVDLVQPLVIRANEGDVVEILFENKLPFAAGMHFQEADYDVLDSDGANVGFNPNTLAECGDKIKYVIKANLDGIYFFSDLGNPSSTEDGSNSNGLFGALFVQPRGSWWTDPVTGGPINSGVYADIHHSFLPSRREYAWMFHDEMEINDITGNRPINPLTGQPSESFHGVNYRYEPEHRRKQLIDEGVVCPDCDGEEVHHDSWVFGDPATPILRGYVGDPALIRLVHAGVKETHVFHYHVHQWFRDPKNVNSEIFDSQSTSPQTHYNIEPLYGLGSLHGAIGDAIIHCHLYPHFAVGMWGINRIFDTLQDGSQCYPNGEPIAALQPLPDRPAPPLPTKERPGFPNFIPGKVGCKAPRPPLGIVGGREMTELEKNAAVPNARPGAVFADPCLENSIVKEFNISVIELPLIYNRQGWHDPKGRIYVLDEDIEAICSGRKEPEPLVFHATAGTCIRINFTNRLPHILDGDAFQLVTRTYEIGMHIHFVKFDVLVNDGANVGWNYDSGVLPGETMRYEYFADVELKAWFFHDHLFATAHQQHGVFASGVIHPRFTKFLDSTTGQEVRNGTQVTTTNPIIPDYRDIALMVHDFALIFDKDGRPLNPPEFPGSQDDPGLFGVNFKNEPLQFRLGKDCDPAYSFSSFVHGDPVTPILRAYAGDSIRIRLLQGAQEESHSFNLHGLKWPTERRDLDTTMEDQQHIGISESFTFETYIPRGGDYLWTFETEEDLWNGTWGLFRAYDEEVPDLIPLSDRPLPPKRSTPLPECTGLPPAKAKTVCSVGPPNSPIKKFDVVAFQTPVIYNSYGDHDPNGIVFALREDVDDILCGKKNPEPLVLRANAGDVVEVTLESRLKFELFPFKDGIYPYPRVKEQAFYPPSLRISLHPQLLQYDVKTSAGETVGFNADQTVGPGEKITYSWFVEDAHGAIGMWDMADIRNHRSQGAFGAFIAEPRGTSYLDPFSLKPVRTGANAVLRNPFLPDKREFVMIMHDGLRLLDKLDQLIIDPFDGVLLGSGEVDEEVDTYDEGSRGFNYRTERLINRYREHPELENLFSSKVFGDPATPLFEAYAGDPVSIKLVTPAERRRTHTFHLHGHRWHFEPRDLNSRIESFVGFNVIGRKANLWLIGGAGSVYNFPGDYMYRSGNIMWDIELGMWGIMRVHGELQDHLHPLKD